The following proteins are co-located in the Lacticaseibacillus paracasei subsp. paracasei genome:
- a CDS encoding MFS transporter, translated as MKTKRNHFLPGALALYFSYAMLGIASSILSQYKAQFASNWGAQQLSNGTVDVSMVVSVIAEFGLGRLIAYPFAGPVSDHFGRKVSGTIGIGLYVIFFIGIITVNSFWAAYLIGILNGMANSFLDTCVSPSLMEMFPESASIANLLTKFAVVTAQFILPFFIGGVAAAGLSFRTIFIICGVALAADAIAIIVFPFPKREKPELNAAGTPEKMHFSIGSVAAILIGFTSSTTFMVWLNCNQELGAAYGVKNPATLQSLYAVGAGIAVLLTARLIKAGLKESTVLILYPTIAVVMLALCYFVQTPVILYIGSFVIGYAAAGGVLQLATSTTISFFPSHKGTATSLVMIASSIANYAVLSAAAGLTKAFGDAAPRMIILLNIVITIVGIGLALVVKTQEKHVLAVSQVH; from the coding sequence ATGAAAACCAAACGTAATCATTTTTTGCCGGGTGCACTGGCACTGTATTTTTCCTATGCGATGCTGGGGATTGCATCTTCCATTCTAAGTCAGTATAAGGCGCAGTTTGCTTCGAATTGGGGTGCGCAACAACTGAGCAATGGCACCGTTGACGTCAGCATGGTCGTGTCAGTGATTGCGGAGTTCGGGTTAGGTCGCTTGATTGCCTATCCGTTTGCCGGGCCAGTGTCGGATCATTTTGGCCGGAAGGTTTCTGGGACGATTGGGATCGGGTTGTATGTGATCTTCTTCATCGGCATCATCACGGTCAATAGTTTCTGGGCGGCTTATCTCATCGGTATTCTTAATGGGATGGCGAACTCATTTTTGGACACCTGTGTTTCCCCGAGTCTCATGGAAATGTTTCCGGAATCGGCGTCGATTGCCAATCTTCTGACAAAATTCGCTGTGGTCACCGCGCAGTTTATCTTGCCGTTCTTCATTGGCGGCGTTGCGGCGGCTGGCCTGTCATTTCGGACGATCTTCATCATCTGCGGCGTGGCGCTGGCTGCGGATGCCATTGCCATTATCGTTTTCCCATTTCCTAAGCGGGAAAAACCAGAGCTGAATGCAGCTGGCACGCCTGAAAAAATGCATTTTTCAATTGGGTCTGTGGCGGCTATTTTAATTGGTTTCACCAGTTCGACCACCTTCATGGTTTGGTTGAATTGCAACCAGGAACTAGGGGCGGCTTACGGGGTTAAAAATCCAGCAACGCTGCAATCGTTATACGCCGTTGGTGCTGGGATTGCGGTGTTGCTGACGGCTCGTCTGATCAAAGCCGGTTTAAAAGAAAGCACCGTTTTGATCCTGTATCCGACGATTGCGGTGGTCATGTTAGCCTTGTGCTACTTTGTGCAGACGCCGGTCATTCTTTACATTGGTAGTTTTGTGATTGGTTATGCCGCGGCTGGCGGTGTGTTGCAACTTGCCACCTCAACGACTATCAGTTTCTTCCCCAGTCATAAAGGCACAGCGACTTCGCTGGTCATGATTGCCTCAAGTATTGCCAACTATGCGGTGTTATCCGCCGCTGCCGGGTTGACCAAGGCCTTTGGCGATGCGGCACCACGGATGATCATTCTTTTGAATATTGTCATCACGATTGTCGGCATCGGTTTAGCACTGGTCGTGAAGACGCAGGAAAAGCACGTCCTAGCAGTTTCACAAGTCCATTAG